TAGGCGTAGTTCCCGTTCGCCACCCGCCTCAGCACGGAGAGATATTTCTCCTCGACGAGGCGGAACCGCAGCCCCGCGATCGCCACGGTCTCGAGCGAACGGTTCACCGCCAGAAAATGCGCGGATCGCTTCGTTCCCATCGGCACGTAGCCGGGATCTCCATCGACCTTGCAGCCGACGATCCGATCCAGCGGCGAGACGAGGAAGTCCAGCTGCGTGCCGACGCTGCGACCGCCGCCACCCTCGAAGCCCTCGATCGAAAGATGCATCGCATACGTCGCGGGCGTGAACCGCTCGAGGTGGAGCGGAACCGTGGCGGCGCCCGCGTCGTCCGTCGTCCCATCCGGCAGCGTGATCGACCGCAGATCGTCGGACGTCCAGCGTTTCCGGATCGGATCGTCGAAACGGTAACCGGGATAGGCCGCGAACGAATACCCGCCCGGCGCAAGATCGAGCTTCGCCGTGATCCGTCGGCCGCTGGCCGCAGCGCCGTAGAGATTCTGCAGCGAGACGAGCGCCTTCACCTCACCGGGCGCGATCCAGCCGGCCGTTGCCGGAGTATTCAGACTCGCGGCGATCTTGAGGCGATCCGGCAGGAATTCCTTCACCCACGGGTCCGCGCTCGCGAGCAGGCGATCCCGCTCCCCGTCTCGCACGAGGTAGAGATTCACCGCGTAGCAGCCGGTCGCCGAGTCCGGCGTGGTCGGGCATTCGAATTCGCCGAGGCCACCGGCCGGCACCGCGATGCGCTTGCGGACGACCGTGCGCCCGCGCGCGTCGATCACCTCGAGCTCGAGCGGCAGCCCGGCCGGCAGCGGCGCCCAGTCCCGCCGCTTCACGATGTAGCCGACGTGAATCGGATCGGCCGGGCGATAGACGCCGCGTTCAGTGAAGAGAAATGCCGCCAGCTCCGCTCCCGAGCGCACCTCCTCGCCACCGACATCGAAGCGCGAGAAGTCGAGCCGGCGGTCGCTCCGATCGTAGGGCAGGAATGCGATGTCCTCCCCCGACCGCGCGACGAAGGCGACCGGCTCGCGGTCCCGTTCATCCCGGACCACCGAATCGAAGCGCACGTGGCCATCGGCATCGGTGTCCGCCTCCGCGAGCGGCACGCCGTTCTTGCCGAGAATCGCCACCCGCACGCCGGCCGCCGGCGCGCCGGTCCGGATCGAGGCCACGAAGACGTCGCGACTGTCGTCCGCGTTCTCCTTCACGATCAATCCGAGATCTGTCACGAGCAGAAAACGCCGCTCCTCCTCGACGTTGGGCATCGGCTTCCTCGTCACGGGGTCCCAGCCCCGGGCGCGCAGAAAGAACAGGCCGCGCTCGCTGCCCCCGTCAGCCGGCAGTGCAAGGTGCGGTCCGAGATCGAAGGCCGAGGCGTTCTCGTGGAACGGACTCGCATCCGCAATCGGCTGCCGCTCCGTGGCAATGCGGGAGATATTTTCCTCGTCGAAGGCGTAGTTCCGAAACGACGGCCGCGCGAAGCTGCCGCGCGTCTGGCTCACGAGGTGATTGATCTGCGAAGCGCCCACCCGGGCGATCTCATATTCGATCACCGGAATGCCGCGCGAGCGCACCGAGAGCTTCCGCTCGCCGCTGAGCGCAAGCACGGCGCCCTCCCCTTCGAAGACGACGGAGGGACGCGGCTGGGGCGCGGCAAGCACGTTGTCGTAAGCTTCGCCGAGCACGTAGTCACCCGGCGCCCGCACGCCTGCGGCGACGCGGACAAAGAGCTGGCCATCCTCCGGAACCCGGAACCGAAACGCGTGCTCCTTCGTCTGAGGGTCGCGCGACGGCAATGCCTCGATCGCGATCGGCCGGGCTGCCGCCAGCACGTCGGGCGGCACTTCGCGCGGTCCATTCCACGTCACGCGATGGTCGTCCGGCGTCGGTTTCCGCCGGGGAAGCAGCCGCAGGGAAAGCGCCCGTGCCAGGTCGGGTGTGCGCGCCGCGCAGCTCGTGGTGAGCGTGAGGATCTGCTCGGGACGGCCGTCAGCGGTCCACGCAACGCCCGTCGAGGCTTCCGCGATCCGGAAGAAGCTGTAGATGTCCGGCACGCGGCATTTGGCGTCCGCCGACGCCCGCGTGACCGCGCCGCCCTGCGTCGTCCCGATTCCCGGCGAGAGTCGCAGCCTGGCGAAATCCTCCCTCTCCGGCAGCCGCATCGGCTTCGTGCGCAGGTAGGCGGTGCGATGGAACTTGTCGAAACTCACGTCGAACCCCTCGTTCGTGCCCCGACCAAGCATCCGAATCTCCGCGTGCGCGGCGACCGAATCCGGCTCGACGCGATGGCTGAGGTCCACGGTCGCCACGACCTGCTTCACGGTCGGATCCCGCGGGTCCTGGTAGAACTCGATCTCGCGCACGGACGCCGTGAACGCCGGAGTTCGCCAGTCGTAGCGATATTTCGTGAGCCGGATCTGCGGGGCGACGACCGAGCGGTCCAGCGTCACGCGATAGGCGCGATCGGCCGGCCAATCGTCCCGAGGCTCGAAGCGAAGGGTGGCGTCGCCGCTCCACGTCCACCGGCCCGCCGCCGATGGCTCCATCCGGATCCCGGCCTTCACGACCTGGCCAATCTTCCCGATGGGGGCGACGGAGCGCTCGAATTCGATGACGAGAGGCAACGGCACCAGCTTCTTCGCCAGGGGAGTGATGCCCGGCGGCATGACCGTCGCCTGCACCGTGACCGGCGCGGGCCAGCTCCGCACCCATAGCCCGATGGCGGTCACGGCCGCAACCGCCACGAGCCCCGCCGCCACCCTCCGGGGGCGCCGTCGCACCGCCCCTCCCGTGCGCCGCAGCCAGGCGGGCGGCCGCCACTGAAAATCTCCCACCGCCGAAACCAGAAAGGACCGTATTTTAAGCATATCGCTTTGGGGAATACGGGCCCGACGCGGCCGATCTTTCAGCGAAATGCAGAATATTTTCGCGGTGAGGCCGCGAGTCGGATAAGAGCCATTTTGTGAAGCCCGATCCGTTTCTCGCGACGCGACGCAGCCTTGTCGAACGGCTCGCGAACCGGAGCGATCAGCGCACGTGGCAGGAGTTTTTCGACACTTACTGGAAGCTCATCTACAGTGTCGCGCGAAAGTCCGGGCTCTCCGATGCCGAGGCCCAGGACGTTGTCCAGGAAACCATCATCACCGTCTCCAAGAAGATCGACACGCTCCGTTACGACCCCTCCATCGGCTCCTTCAAGGGGTGGCTGCTGCACATGACCCGCTGGCGCATCGCGGACCAGTTTCGCCATCGCGAACCCGCTCCCGCCGTGCCGCTCGCCAGGGACGATACCCGGCGCACCGCTCCGATCGATCGCGTCCCCGACGGCTTCGACATCGACGCGACGTGGGATGCCGAGTGGCGCTCGCACCTGCTCGAGGCCGCGATGGACCGCGTGCGCCGCCGCGTGGATCCGAAACAGTTCCAGATCTTCGATTGCTACGTCGTGCGCGAATGGCCGGCGCAGAAGGTCGCCTCGCAGCTGCGCGTGAGCATCGCCCAAGTGTATCTGGCCCGCCACCGCATCTCGACCCTCGTTCGCCGCGAGGTCGAGGCCCTCGAAAAAGGCGCCCGATGAGCACCGCGACGCCCCGCCCCCCCAGCATTCCCGACCACGAGGTGCTGCGCGTCATTGGCCGCGGCTCCTACGGCGAGATCTGGCTTGCCCGCACCCTCACCGGCCGGCTGCGCGCGATCAAGGTGATCGACCGGGCGAACTTCGACAACGACCGCTCGTTCCAGCGCGAGTTCGACGGCATGTCGGCCTTCGAGCCGATCTCGCGAGCTCACGCCGGCTTCATCAACATCCTGCACGTCGGCCGCGGCGACGGATTTTTCTACTACATCATGGAGCTGGCCGACGGCGTCGACGGCGCGCAGCCCATCGACATCGCCAGCTACCAGCCCCGCACCTTGAAAAGCGAGATCGATCGCCGTGGCCGCCTGCCGCCGGCGGAATGCATCGCCCTCGGCCTTTCGCTTACCGATGCGCTCGATCGCCTGCACACGCACGGCCTCATTCACCGCGACATCAAGCCGGCAAACCTCATCTTCGTGCACGGCGCCCCGAAGCTCGCCGACATCGGCCTCGTCACCGCGAGCGGCCAGCACTCCTTCGTCGGCACCGAGGGCTACGTGCCGCCCGAGGGCCAGGGCACGCCACAGGCCGATATCTACAGCCTCGGCAAGGTGCTCTACGAAATCACCATGGGAAAGGATCGTCTCGATTTTCCCGAGATGGCCACGCTCATCGATGAAATTCCCGAGAAAGGCCACGTCCAGGGATTGAACGACATCCTGCTGAAGGCCTGCGCCGCGAAACCCACTCGCCGCTACGCGAGCGCGCGCGACATGCACGCCGACCTGCTGCGCCTGCAGGGCGGACGCCGGCCCCGCACCATCTCGCCTGTCCCCGCCCTCGTCACGATCGCCCTCCTCGCCGCCGTCGCGCTCGGCATCTGGGGCGCCACCCGGCAGGTCGCCGCGCCGCCGCCCGTGGTCGTCTCGACGCCGACGCCGGTTCCGGCGCCAACCCCGCCTCCGGCTCTCACCGGCTCCCTGACAGTTTCGAGCGAACCCGCCGGCGGCAAGGTGACCGTGGTCCGCGACGGCAAGCCCGTGCGCACCGGCACGACGCCGCTCTCGATCCACAGCCTGCTTGCCGGCGAATACGAGGTTCGCGGCGAACTGGGATTCGCCAGCGTGACGGAGACCGTGCGGGTCGAGCCCGGCGGACAGGCCGCCGCGACGCTGCAATTTCCGACCGGCAACGGCGCCGTGAAAATCACCAGCGATCCCGGCGGTGCGCGCGTCTTCGAGGGCGACGTCGAGGTGCTCGAGACGCCCGGCGTGCTCGAGGAAGTCACGCCCGGCTCGCACCGTTACCGCATCCAGCTGGACGGCTACAAGGAGGTCACCATCGAGACGGTCGTCCACCCGGAGGAGCAGGTGCTGCTTCCCGCGCGGCTCGAGCACGATCTGGGGCCGGAGCCGGGAAAACCCTGGCTGAACAGTCTCGGCATGCCTTTCATCCCGGTGGGCGACGTGCGCTTCTGCCGCTGGGAGACGCGCGTGAAGGATTACGCCGCCTACTGCGCAGCGACGGGACGCGCCAGCACGACGCCCGATTTCGCGCAGACCGAGGACGACCCCGTCGTGCTCGTGAACTGGCAGGACGCGATGGATTTTTGCGCGTGGCTCACCGAAAAGGAACGCCGCGAGCGCCGGATCAGCGATCGCCAAAGCTACCGCCTGCCCACCGACGAGGAATGGAGCCTCGCCGTCGGCCTGCCCGCCGAGGGAGGCACCACCCCCGAGAAGCGCGACGGGCGCTTTCACAAGGTTTACCCGTGGGGACGCGACTGGCCGCCGCCGCAGGGCGCGGGCAACTACGCCGACCAATCACTGAAGGGCGGCATTCCCGGCTACATGGACGGCTTTCCGCAGACCTCTCCGGTCGGCCGCTTCACGCCCTCCGCCACGGGCCTCTTCGACCTCGGCGGCAACGTCTGGGAATGGTGCCTCGACGGCTACAAGGGCGGCACCGATTTGCACGACTGGGGCGTGCTGCGCGGCGGCTCCTACGCGAACCCGAAACGCACGGAGATGGAATCATCCTACCGCAACGTCGTCTCGCGCGAGGGCCGCGACGTCATCTACGGCTTTCGCTGCGTGCTCGCGACGGAGTAGCTCACTCCCGCATCAGGCTCTCGAGCAGCAACGTCGCAAGCTCCTGCGTCGCATCGTCGAGTTCGGCGATCTTCTTCTTCAGCCGCTGGAGATTTGGCTTCTCGATGGCCGCCCGCACCTCCCCCACGAGCGTCTCGATGCGGGCGCGTTCCGCCGGTGAAAGCTCCGAACCGAGCTTCTCGAAGGCCATGTCGATCGCCGGCAGCATTTCCTCGGCCTTGAGCTTCTGCTCCGCAAACTGGCGATCCGCCATGTCTTCAAAGGCATGCTCGACCGAGGCGCCGATCATCTCCTCGACCTTCTCGTCGGCCACCGCGACCGCGCTGCGCATCTCCACCACGGTATCCACGCCGGTGGCAACATCCCGCGCAAGCACGTGGAGAATGCCGTTCGCATCGATCTCGAACTGCACGCCGACGCGCGCATGGCCCTTCGGAGCGGGCGTGAACGGCACGTCGAACTCACCGAGCTTCCAGTTGTCCTTCGACAGCTCACGCTCCCCCTGCAGCACGGTGATCCGCATGGCCGTCTGGCCGACGACGGCGTTCGTGAACATCTCTCCCTTCTTCACGGGGATCGTCGTGTTGCGCGGGATCAGCACATTCATCAGCCCGCCGAAGGTCTCGATACCGAGCGAAAGCGGGGTGACGTCCAGCAGCGTGACGTGATTCAGACTCCCCTCGAGGATGCCCGCCTGGAGCACCGCGCCGAGCGCGACGGCCTCGTCGGGATGCTGCGAGAGATTCGGCTCCCGTCCAAAAATTTCGGCCACGAGCTCGCGCACGACCGGCATGCGCGTCGCCCCGCCCACCAGGATGACCGCGTCGAGATCGCCGGGCTCGAGTCCGGAATCCGCCAGCGCCCGCAGGCAAAGACCGCGCGTGCGCTCCAAGATCGGGGCGCAAATCCTCCCCACATTCGCGACTTCTCCGGCCTCTTTCGCCGCCTTCGCTTGCGCCTGCGAGACACCCAGCGCCTCCGCGATCGCCGCGTCGAGGTCGTCGCCGCCGAGCCGGGTGTCGCCATGCGTCGCGAGCACCTGAAACACGCCGCCGGCCAGCTCGAGGATCGAGATATCGAACGTCCCGCCGCCGAGATCATAGACCGCGACCTTCGAGTGCTCTTCGAGTTTGTCGAGCCCGTAGGCCAGCGCGGCCGCCGTCGGCTCCGCGAGCAGGCGCCGCACCTCGAGGCCCGCCAGTTCGCCGGCCCGCTTCGTGGCCGCGCGCTGCGCGTCGTTGAAATACGCTGGCACGGTGATCACCGCCTCGCGCACCTCGGCGCCGAGCGCGGCCTCGGCCTTGAGTTTGAGTTCAGTCAGAATGAGCGCGGAAATCTCCTCCGGCGTGCGGCCGTGGGTGCGCCCGGAGCTTCCCATCAGCCGCTTGATCGAGGTCACGACGCCAGGCAGAGCCAGCGCATCGTGGCCGATCACGACCTCGGCGGCCTCGGTGATCGCCACGGCGGAAGGCGTGAGCCGGCGGCCATCCGCATCCGCGACGAGGATGGGAAATCCGGCGTCCATCGCGCCGATGAGGGAATTCGTGGTGCCAAGGTCGATG
This genomic window from Chthoniobacterales bacterium contains:
- a CDS encoding MG2 domain-containing protein, translating into MPLVIEFERSVAPIGKIGQVVKAGIRMEPSAAGRWTWSGDATLRFEPRDDWPADRAYRVTLDRSVVAPQIRLTKYRYDWRTPAFTASVREIEFYQDPRDPTVKQVVATVDLSHRVEPDSVAAHAEIRMLGRGTNEGFDVSFDKFHRTAYLRTKPMRLPEREDFARLRLSPGIGTTQGGAVTRASADAKCRVPDIYSFFRIAEASTGVAWTADGRPEQILTLTTSCAARTPDLARALSLRLLPRRKPTPDDHRVTWNGPREVPPDVLAAARPIAIEALPSRDPQTKEHAFRFRVPEDGQLFVRVAAGVRAPGDYVLGEAYDNVLAAPQPRPSVVFEGEGAVLALSGERKLSVRSRGIPVIEYEIARVGASQINHLVSQTRGSFARPSFRNYAFDEENISRIATERQPIADASPFHENASAFDLGPHLALPADGGSERGLFFLRARGWDPVTRKPMPNVEEERRFLLVTDLGLIVKENADDSRDVFVASIRTGAPAAGVRVAILGKNGVPLAEADTDADGHVRFDSVVRDERDREPVAFVARSGEDIAFLPYDRSDRRLDFSRFDVGGEEVRSGAELAAFLFTERGVYRPADPIHVGYIVKRRDWAPLPAGLPLELEVIDARGRTVVRKRIAVPAGGLGEFECPTTPDSATGCYAVNLYLVRDGERDRLLASADPWVKEFLPDRLKIAASLNTPATAGWIAPGEVKALVSLQNLYGAAASGRRITAKLDLAPGGYSFAAYPGYRFDDPIRKRWTSDDLRSITLPDGTTDDAGAATVPLHLERFTPATYAMHLSIEGFEGGGGRSVGTQLDFLVSPLDRIVGCKVDGDPGYVPMGTKRSAHFLAVNRSLETVAIAGLRFRLVEEKYLSVLRRVANGNYA
- a CDS encoding sigma-70 family RNA polymerase sigma factor, whose amino-acid sequence is MKPDPFLATRRSLVERLANRSDQRTWQEFFDTYWKLIYSVARKSGLSDAEAQDVVQETIITVSKKIDTLRYDPSIGSFKGWLLHMTRWRIADQFRHREPAPAVPLARDDTRRTAPIDRVPDGFDIDATWDAEWRSHLLEAAMDRVRRRVDPKQFQIFDCYVVREWPAQKVASQLRVSIAQVYLARHRISTLVRREVEALEKGAR
- a CDS encoding bifunctional serine/threonine-protein kinase/formylglycine-generating enzyme family protein, with translation MSTATPRPPSIPDHEVLRVIGRGSYGEIWLARTLTGRLRAIKVIDRANFDNDRSFQREFDGMSAFEPISRAHAGFINILHVGRGDGFFYYIMELADGVDGAQPIDIASYQPRTLKSEIDRRGRLPPAECIALGLSLTDALDRLHTHGLIHRDIKPANLIFVHGAPKLADIGLVTASGQHSFVGTEGYVPPEGQGTPQADIYSLGKVLYEITMGKDRLDFPEMATLIDEIPEKGHVQGLNDILLKACAAKPTRRYASARDMHADLLRLQGGRRPRTISPVPALVTIALLAAVALGIWGATRQVAAPPPVVVSTPTPVPAPTPPPALTGSLTVSSEPAGGKVTVVRDGKPVRTGTTPLSIHSLLAGEYEVRGELGFASVTETVRVEPGGQAAATLQFPTGNGAVKITSDPGGARVFEGDVEVLETPGVLEEVTPGSHRYRIQLDGYKEVTIETVVHPEEQVLLPARLEHDLGPEPGKPWLNSLGMPFIPVGDVRFCRWETRVKDYAAYCAATGRASTTPDFAQTEDDPVVLVNWQDAMDFCAWLTEKERRERRISDRQSYRLPTDEEWSLAVGLPAEGGTTPEKRDGRFHKVYPWGRDWPPPQGAGNYADQSLKGGIPGYMDGFPQTSPVGRFTPSATGLFDLGGNVWEWCLDGYKGGTDLHDWGVLRGGSYANPKRTEMESSYRNVVSREGRDVIYGFRCVLATE
- a CDS encoding Hsp70 family protein; translation: MIVGIDLGTTNSLIGAMDAGFPILVADADGRRLTPSAVAITEAAEVVIGHDALALPGVVTSIKRLMGSSGRTHGRTPEEISALILTELKLKAEAALGAEVREAVITVPAYFNDAQRAATKRAGELAGLEVRRLLAEPTAAALAYGLDKLEEHSKVAVYDLGGGTFDISILELAGGVFQVLATHGDTRLGGDDLDAAIAEALGVSQAQAKAAKEAGEVANVGRICAPILERTRGLCLRALADSGLEPGDLDAVILVGGATRMPVVRELVAEIFGREPNLSQHPDEAVALGAVLQAGILEGSLNHVTLLDVTPLSLGIETFGGLMNVLIPRNTTIPVKKGEMFTNAVVGQTAMRITVLQGERELSKDNWKLGEFDVPFTPAPKGHARVGVQFEIDANGILHVLARDVATGVDTVVEMRSAVAVADEKVEEMIGASVEHAFEDMADRQFAEQKLKAEEMLPAIDMAFEKLGSELSPAERARIETLVGEVRAAIEKPNLQRLKKKIAELDDATQELATLLLESLMRE